A stretch of the Papaver somniferum cultivar HN1 chromosome 6, ASM357369v1, whole genome shotgun sequence genome encodes the following:
- the LOC113289637 gene encoding protein PIN-LIKES 7-like gives MDERFWELLEEASMPVLEVLIITVLGAFMATKYCNLLSADARKHMNKIVFVVFSPALVFASLSKTVTLQDIISWWFMPINIGLTFLLGGILGWLVAKLLKPEPHVAGLVIACCSAGNLGNLPLIIVPAICMEDGGPFGDIATCKSLGLSYVSFSMALGGFYIWTHTYHLLHSSSDEYKALQASKETLAIQNEPNQDLDATQESHLLKSADKQDQDQEAVHFQSAKSIDDNEFTKKQHIVRHMSTTGKIRNVTFLAKLKGFLHLIVEELLTPPTIAAVLGLIFGAVTWLKNLIIGDNAPLRVIQDSVTLLGNGAIPCITLILGGNLTQGLRSSKVKPLVVIGIICVKYMILPIIGIGVVKAAETLGLLPTEKLFQYVLMIQFSLPPAMNVGTIAQLFDVGQDECSIILLWTYLVAALALTIWSTIFLYLLA, from the exons ATGGACGAAAGGTTCTGGGAACTGTTGGAGGAGGCAAGCATGCCAGTGTTGGAGGTTCTAATAATAACTGTTCTTGGAGCTTTCATGGCAACTAAATATTGCAATCTTCTATCTGCTGATGCTCGCAAACACATGAACAAG ATAGTTTTCGTAGTATTCTCTCCAGCTCTGGTGTTTGCGAGTCTCTCTAAAACTGTTACCCTTCAGGACATCATTTCATG GTGGTTTATGCCAATAAATATAGGCCTAACATTTCTACTTGGAGGAATTCTTGGATGGTTGGTGGCCAAATTACTTAAACCTGAGCCCCATGTTGCAGGTCTCGTCATTGCTTGCTGTTCAGCAG GAAATCTAGGAAATCTACCATTGATTATTGTCCCTGCAATCTGTATGGAAGATGGAGGCCCTTTTGGAGACATTGCTACTTGCAAATCTCTTGGTCTCTCCTACGTATCTTTCTCCATGGCA CTTGGTGGTTTCTACATTTGGACGCACACTTACCACCTTCTGCATTCATCATCAGATGAGTATAAAGCACTACAGGCGTCAAAAGAAACTCTAGCAATCCAAAATGAACCCAACCAAGATTTGGATGCTACTCAAGAATCCCACCTTCTCAAATCAGCAGACAAACAAGATCAAGACCAAGAAGCTGTCCATTTTCAGTCAGCAAAGAGCATCGATGATAATGAATTTACAAAAAAACAACAT ATTGTACGACACATGTCTACTACTGGGAAGATCAGAAACGTAACATTCTTGGCCAAACTAAAGGGTTTTCTTCATCTGATTGTGGAAGAACTACTTACACCTCCTACCATTGCAGCA GTTCTAGGGCTCATCTTCGGAGCAGTTACATGGCTGAAAAACCTAATCATCGGTGACAATGCACCTTTACGAGTGATCCAAGACTCGGTTACATTGTTGGG GAATGGTGCAATACCCTGCATTACTCTCATTTTGGGGGGTAACCTAACCCAAG GTTTGCGATCCTCAAAAGTAAAGCCTCTGGTTGTTATCGGGATCATTTGTGTAAAATACATGATACTTCCTATTATCGGGATAGGAGTAGTTAAAGCAGCTGAAACTCTAGGCTTGCTACCTACGGAAAAATTATTTCAATACGTTCTTATGATTCAATTTTCCTTGCCACCTGCAATGAATGTTG GTACTATTGCACAGCTTTTTGACGTGGGTCAAGATGAATGCTCTATCATTTTATTGTGGACATACTTAGTTGCCGCCCTTGCTCTAACTATTTGGTCTACTATCTTTCTATATCTCCTTGCTTGA